A genomic stretch from Carassius auratus strain Wakin chromosome 35, ASM336829v1, whole genome shotgun sequence includes:
- the LOC113054400 gene encoding 52 kDa repressor of the inhibitor of the protein kinase-like has product MPNFCAALNCSRNSTHSVLAFFRFPRDPERCKKWVENCSRSDLKDKAPDHLNKYHRLCARHFEPNLITKTSPFRTVLKDNAIPTIFDNPSLKRSYNEKENNDAPEAKKSKSDSQGEATKDNTEATIKEISESKNGDGVDRSPQVIDEETLNKEFLKSLFDLVVMMGTQNIPLHGHSDKEPRSKSFTPSNFQALLEYRINAGDEFLRKKFEGSSVNLEHCSSTQLQQMLEVIENCVREDLLAEVKEGRFFSLVVDNLVEIGGESHLPLFIRFVDKTNCLREEFVGFLLFEGDVEAITERLIAEVTDKCGLDMQYCRGQAYLCSGVSAMKVKAVVARIAELNPLAVLTPCSSCSLNICLANTMTLTGVHLVMSTLKKLDAFFSKTPLLQNQLESAISIYYQGHEEKANVLKEACYSKWTEQHDTFEVAVDLLESLLLCMDSVHDNEDHKWSDEVAHKAFVISEALADFEFVMTLVVLKNTLSFSRAFGKNLQGQTNEVFFASSSLTAVLHSLNEVYENIEVYHEFWFEEAVNLAAALEIPVKVPRLYYRKRPTSGEEIQPETYYKEQVTIQVVSHVIKELSDLFSENHLKALKSLSLVPAIMGQLKFNTAEETSADIYKDDLLNPDTFPAELHCWKIKWKHGTKDVVLPSTIYETLQLSDVKFFPNVCALLKVLYHLPVFALTNDKCSTAKQRLKTYLEDTPVHHRNKSMALFFINCGIKHDLDSMVEKYLKMYPNSELSENHD; this is encoded by the exons ATGCCTAATTTCTGCGCGGCGCTAAATTGCTCCAGGAACAGCACTCATTCGGTGCTGGCGTTCTTCAGGTTTCCACGGGATCCAGAGAG GTGTAAGAAATGGGTGGAAAACTGCAGTCGCTCAGACCTTAAAGACAAAGCGCCGGACCATCTGAACAAATATCACAGACTGTGTGCCAGGCACTTTGAACCTAACTTGATAACCAAAACc AGCCCCTTCAGGACTGTACTGAAGGATAATGCGATACCAACCATATTTGACAATCCTTCCCTCAAACGGTCTTATAATGAg AAAGAAAATAATGATGCCCCTGAAGCAAAGAAAAGTAAAT CGGACTCCCAGGGTGAGGCAACGAAAGATAATACTGAGGCAACAATCAAAGAGATCAGTGAGAGCAAAAATGGTGATGGGGTTGACCGCAGCCCTCAGGTCATTGATGAGGAAACATTAAACAAAGAGTTTCTCAAGTCTTTGTTTGATCTTGTCGTGATGATGGGCACACAGAACATCCCTTTGCATGGGCACTCCGACAAAGAACCCAGAAGCAAAAGCTTCACTCCCAGCAACTTCCAGGCACTGTTGGAGTACCGCATCAATGCAGGTGATGAATTCCTCAGAAAGAAGTTCGAGGGGTCCTCCGTAAACCTTGAGCACTGCTCTTCTACTCAATTGCAGCAGATGCTGGAAGTGATCGAAAACTGTGTTCGTGAGGACTTGTTGGCTGAAGTTAAAGAAGGACGCTTCTTCTCGTTGGTAGTAGACAACCTGGTTGAGATAGGTGGAGAGAGCCATCTCCCGTTGTTCATACGTTTTGTGGACAAGACCAACTGCCTAAGGGAAGAATTTGTCGGGTTCCTGCTTTTTGAAGGCGATGTGGAGGCTATAACCGAGAGGCTTATTGCTGAAGTAACCGATAAATGTGGCCTGGACATGCAGTACTGCAGAGGACAGGCATATTTGTGTTCTGGTGTGTCCGCTATGAAGGTCAAAGCAGTGGTGGCCAGAATAGCGGAGTTAAACCCACTAGCAGTTCTCACCCCTTGCTCCAGTTGCTCTTTAAACATCTGCCTGGCAAACACAATGACCTTAACAGGAGTGCATCTTGTTATGTCTACCCTGAAAAAGCTGGATGCGTTTTTTAGTAAAACGCCATTGTTGCAAAATCAGCTGGAAAGTGCCATTTCGATCTACTACCAGGGACATGAAGAAAAAGCCAATGTCCTCAAAGAGGCCTGTTACTCGAAATGGACAGAGCAGCATGATACATTCGAAGTAGCTGTCGACCTCCTGGAGTCTCTGCTGCTTTGCATGGATAGCGTCCATGACAATGAAGATCACAAATGGAGCGATGAGGTAGCACACAAGGCCTTTGTCATATCCGAGGCATTGGCCGATTTTGAATTTGTCATGACATTAGTGGTCCTGAAGAACACACTTTCCTTCTCCAGAGCCTTTGGTAAGAATCTGCAAGGGCAAACAAACGAGGTCTTCTTCGCTTCTAGCAGTCTTACTGCGGTTCTGCATTCGCTGAATGAAGTTTACGAGAATATCGAAGTCTACCATGAGTTCTGGTTTGAGGAGGCTGTTAACCTGGCTGCAGCTCTTGAAATCCCAGTGAAAGTGCCCAGACTGTACTATAGAAAACGACCAACCTCTGGTGAGGAAATCCAACCTGAGACCTACTATAAAGAGCAAGTAACCATTCAAGTGGTCAGCCATGTGATTAAGGAGCTGTCTGATCTTTTCTCTGAAAATCATCTGAAGGCCCTGAAGTCCTTGTCACTTGTCCCTGCTATAATGGGACAGTTGAAGTTCAACACTGCAGAGGAGACCAGTGCAGACATTTATAAAGATGACTTGCTGAACCCAGACACCTTTCCTGCTGAGTTGCACTGCTGGAAGATTAAATGGAAACATGGCACTAAAGATGTTGTATTGCCATCGACCATTTACGAGACGCTTCAGCTGTCTGATGTGAAGTTCTTCCCCAACGTCTGTGCTCTCCTGAAAGTCCTGTACCATCTGCCAGTCTTTGCTTTGACAAATGACAAATGCAGCACTGCGAAACAACGACTGAAGACATACCTGGAAGATACAcctgtgcatcacagaaacaaGAGCATGGCTCTGTTCTTTATTAACTGTGGCATTAAGCATGATTTGGACAGCATGGTGGAGAAATACTTGAAAATGTATCCAAATAGTGAGCTGTCAGAGAATCATGATTGA
- the LOC113054396 gene encoding cytoskeleton-associated protein 2-like, with product MKSVVRKSNKENAKPVCSPKKQVISSIVSKQKVLCKSAPLQSKNDLKEDISGTREKEKVVTSKAKTNPDPSERSTLSQAFSTQQTVRHKKLVEEVHKPPSTVSAIQKSKPGTYKGRVVQSKIDCFRKTSGDVKTTEKKAISKPDVTRPKLELSKVRSKSVTSLWASTKPKVNSALSSRPKSVSDIQLNAPEKTVQKSVSHKRIPQKFPGTVSQAGLRAPPRSAPLATGRSAISKPSTLKKKEMTVQVEKPKIATTEQKVRRPVTSTVSQYKLQVDTAEERRAKLAMWLASKGKALKRPPISEKLTTLSLKPAPQPKTGPKGTIGSQSHHVVQTEAVNPTAALKTDNQTNDIEVPDTKTVCSRRSSTIMNTTLDLLNNSDTDLPIDTEIRMESLVLNLCEKLEAMETSSSGEDDIHFDKSDMVAKKRIEVQMEEQETDKVFEILEEEELGDEEDPESDLTEDTKKAVIENKDNDREPIEKKPFASEDDDSDEELKSTTPEMAGSSIVKYNVKTTPYLQSVKKRIECETTQGSGSRRKSTIKDLKFLTPVRRSTRIQRKSSRLPGMLNDHDTCVSSLAELVQTEDADANVYIYRKNPALLEDLPDQPEYLAKVFS from the exons ATGAAGTCGGTGGTGAGAAAG AGCAATAAGGAAAACGCTAAACCAGTATGTAGTCCAAAAAAACAAGTCATCAGCAGTATTGtatcaaaacaaaaagtgttatGTAAATCTGCCCCCCTTCAGTCAAAGAATGATCTTAAGGAGGATATCTctggaacaagagagaaagaaaaggttGTTACATCGAAGGCCAAAACTAATCCTGATCCCTCAGAGCGTAGCACACTAAGCCAGGCATTCAGTACGCAGCAGACTGTAAGACACAAAAAGCTTGTGGAAGAAGTTCATAAACCACCCTCCACTGTCTCTGCCATCCAGAAATCCAAACCTGGCACATATAAGGGTCGGGTAGTACAGTCTAAAATCGACTGTTTCAGAAAAACCAGTGGTGACGTGAAGACCACAGAAAAGAAAGCGATTTCAAAACCAGATGTGACCAGACCAAAACTTGAATTGTCTAAAGTTCGGTCCAAGTCTGTTACTTCCCTATGGGCGTCCACTAAACCCAAAGTAAACTCTGCTTTGTCATCTAGACCGAAATCTGTCTCTGATATCCAGCTGAATGCCCCTGAAAAAACAGTCCAGAAGTCCGTTTCCCATAAACGGATACCACAAAAGTTCCCAGGTACTGTCTCCCAAGCAGGTCTCCGTGCTCCTCCCAGGTCAGCCCCTTTAGCTACAGGGCGCTCAGCCATCAGCAAACCAAGCACCTTAAAGAAGAAAGAGATGACCGTGCAGGTGGAGAAACCCAAAATAGCCACCACTGAACAGAAAGTCCGCAGGCCTGTCACAAGTACAGTCAGCCAGTACAAATTACAAGTAGATACGGCTGAAGAGAGAAG AGCAAAGCTTGCAATGTGGCTGGCATCTAAAGGAAAAGCTCTGAAGAGGCCTCCGATATCAGAAAAGTTGACAACCCTTTCACTAAAACCAGCTCCACAGCCTAAAACAGGACCCAAAGGCACAATTGGTTCCCAATCTCATCATGTCGTCCAGACTGAGGCTGTAAATCCAACTGCTGCATTGAAGACTGACAACCAGACTAATGATATTGAAGTCCCTGACACTAAAACGGTGTGCTCTAGGAGATCAAGCACTATTATGAATACCACACTAGACTTGCTGAACAACAGTGATACGGATTTGCCAATCGACACAGAGATAAGGATGGAGTCG TTGGTTTTGAACTTGTGTGAAAAATTGGAGGCAATGGAGACGTCCTCGTCAGGTGAAGATG ATATACATTTTGACAAATCCGATATGGTGGCAAAGAAAAGAATAGAAGTGCAAATGGAGGAACAGGAAACCGATAAAGTATTTGAAATTCTGGAAGAGGAGGAACTGGGTGATGAAGAAGACCCAGAGAGCGACCTTACAGAAGACACGAAGAAGGCTGTCATAGAGAATAAGGATAATGATCGAGAACCTATAGAGAAGAAGCCATTTGCGAGTGAAGATGATGACAGTGATGAGGAGTTGAAGAGCACCACTCCAGAAATGGCGGGGTCATCCATTGTAAAATACAATGTGAAAACAACTCCATATCTGCAAAG TGTGAAAAAGAGAATTGAATGTGAAACGACACAAGGCAGTGGCTCGCGACGCAAAAgcaccatcaaagacctcaaatTTCTGACGCCCGTGCGGCGATCAACACGAATCCAGCGGAAGTCCTCTCGTCTGCCAGGTATGCTGAATGACCACGATACATGCGTCTCCTCACTGGCTGAGCTGGTGCAGACTGAAGATGCAGATGCAAATGTTTACATCTACAGAAAAAACCCAGCACTACTGGAGGACCTGCCAGATCAGCCTGAATACTTAGCAAAAGTATTCAGTTAA